A single window of Bacteroidota bacterium DNA harbors:
- a CDS encoding Re/Si-specific NAD(P)(+) transhydrogenase subunit alpha, with the protein MKVGIPSEIFPSELRVAATPKTIKRLQKQGFEVYIQRGAGLKANYSDQEFEEAGAKLVNTAAEIYGNSDIVLKVKEPAAEEINMMREGLVMLSYLWPAQNQELLQKLADKKVNAVAMDAIPRISRAQKMDVLSSMANIAGYRSVIEGSYHFGRFLNGQITAAGKVEPAKVLVIGAGVAGLAAIGAANSLGAIVRAFDTRKEVAEQIQSMGASFLTVEIDEDGATASGYSKEMSKEFIEAEMKLFLEQAKEVDIIITTAQIPGRPAPKLILDYHVAAMKPGSVIVDLAASSGGNCVSTKPGEVYKTPNGVTIVGKLDQLPNQASQLYGNNLCHLLDDMGKAEKFKIDMEDAVVSRAMVTYNGKINWPPAPLQVSPTAGGGAKKVAAPTAEEIKISEEEKAKKTAISTLISLAVVGGLLLLVGAFAPPAFIQHFTVFVLAVFVGWQVISNVSHSLHTPLMAVTNAISGIIIVGGLLQTKNDFSNIMTILASIAILVASINIVGGFVVTHRMLKMFKK; encoded by the coding sequence ATGAAAGTTGGAATTCCATCTGAAATATTTCCCAGCGAATTAAGGGTTGCGGCTACGCCAAAAACCATTAAGCGTTTGCAGAAACAGGGATTTGAAGTTTACATTCAACGCGGAGCCGGTTTGAAGGCCAATTATTCCGATCAGGAATTTGAAGAAGCCGGTGCCAAATTAGTTAATACAGCTGCCGAAATTTACGGCAACTCCGATATTGTACTGAAAGTAAAAGAACCTGCTGCAGAAGAAATAAACATGATGCGTGAAGGCTTAGTGATGTTAAGCTACCTATGGCCTGCACAAAATCAGGAGTTACTTCAAAAGTTAGCCGATAAAAAAGTGAATGCTGTAGCAATGGATGCGATTCCGCGTATTTCGCGTGCGCAAAAAATGGATGTACTATCTTCCATGGCAAACATTGCCGGTTACCGCTCGGTTATTGAAGGTTCCTATCATTTCGGACGTTTTCTTAACGGTCAGATCACCGCGGCAGGTAAAGTAGAGCCCGCAAAAGTTCTGGTGATTGGCGCAGGTGTAGCAGGCTTAGCTGCCATTGGTGCCGCAAATTCATTAGGCGCTATTGTTCGCGCATTCGATACCCGTAAAGAAGTGGCTGAACAAATTCAATCGATGGGCGCCAGTTTCTTAACTGTTGAAATTGACGAAGACGGTGCTACTGCTTCAGGTTACTCAAAAGAAATGAGTAAAGAATTCATTGAAGCGGAAATGAAATTATTTCTTGAGCAAGCTAAAGAAGTTGATATCATCATTACTACAGCACAAATTCCGGGACGTCCTGCACCAAAATTAATTTTAGATTATCATGTGGCTGCGATGAAACCGGGTTCTGTTATTGTTGACCTTGCTGCTTCTTCAGGTGGAAATTGTGTTTCAACGAAACCGGGTGAAGTTTACAAAACACCAAACGGCGTAACTATTGTAGGAAAATTAGATCAGTTACCAAATCAAGCTTCTCAATTATACGGTAATAACCTTTGTCACTTGTTAGATGACATGGGGAAAGCGGAGAAATTTAAAATCGACATGGAAGACGCGGTTGTTTCGCGTGCCATGGTAACATATAATGGAAAAATCAACTGGCCTCCTGCTCCGTTACAAGTTAGTCCTACCGCGGGCGGTGGCGCTAAAAAAGTAGCAGCTCCAACAGCCGAAGAAATAAAAATTTCTGAAGAAGAAAAAGCAAAGAAGACTGCTATCTCAACATTAATCAGCTTAGCTGTAGTTGGCGGTTTATTATTGCTGGTAGGTGCTTTTGCGCCTCCTGCGTTTATACAACACTTTACCGTGTTTGTGTTAGCGGTATTTGTAGGCTGGCAAGTAATTTCAAACGTATCACACTCACTTCATACACCACTAATGGCTGTTACCAACGCTATCAGCGGTATTATTATCGTGGGTGGTTTATTACAAACCAAAAATGATTTTAGTAACATCATGACCATACTAGCTTCTATTGCGATTTTAGTAGCAAGCATAAATATTGTTGGTGGATTTGTTGTGACACACCGCATGCTGAAAATGTTTAAAAAATAA
- a CDS encoding lipid A biosynthesis acyltransferase gives MKNQAAQWDGQSKAKILGYKIFVGILNTVGLGPAYFLLRFVSFYYFLFSKPNRYVREYFIRAHHYSKWKAFWAVYKNNYIFGQTILDKVAQMAGVKTNFEFIHEGGEVLDKIAALGKGGILVSAHTGNWEIAGQGLNRLNTTFNILMYENEKANIKEYMNDVMKKKKINVIAINEETKSHIIELHKAFSNNELLVMHGDRFREGTKTLTADFFGQPARFPAGPFIMAAKFGVPLCIVFANKSDSKTYHFYSTEPIEVPRARGEKEVEAACQKMLQRYVHELEERIKKYPHQWFNYYDFWAQ, from the coding sequence ATGAAAAATCAAGCTGCACAGTGGGACGGTCAATCAAAAGCCAAAATTTTAGGTTATAAGATTTTTGTTGGCATTTTAAACACCGTTGGTTTAGGTCCTGCTTATTTTTTATTGCGCTTCGTTTCTTTCTATTATTTTCTCTTTAGTAAACCTAACCGTTACGTGCGTGAGTATTTCATAAGGGCTCATCATTACAGTAAATGGAAAGCATTCTGGGCTGTTTACAAAAACAATTACATATTCGGGCAAACCATTTTGGATAAGGTGGCGCAAATGGCCGGCGTAAAAACAAATTTTGAATTTATACATGAAGGCGGCGAAGTTTTAGATAAAATCGCTGCACTTGGAAAAGGAGGAATTTTAGTCAGCGCCCATACAGGAAACTGGGAAATTGCCGGACAGGGATTAAACCGCTTAAATACAACATTCAATATTTTGATGTATGAAAATGAAAAAGCAAACATCAAAGAATACATGAATGATGTGATGAAGAAAAAGAAGATTAACGTTATCGCAATTAACGAGGAAACAAAAAGTCATATCATCGAACTTCATAAAGCTTTTTCCAATAACGAACTTTTAGTAATGCACGGTGACAGGTTCAGGGAAGGAACAAAAACACTGACTGCCGATTTCTTCGGACAGCCTGCGAGATTTCCGGCGGGACCTTTCATTATGGCTGCAAAGTTCGGCGTTCCATTATGTATAGTTTTTGCCAATAAATCCGATAGTAAAACGTATCATTTCTATTCCACGGAACCTATAGAAGTTCCTCGCGCTCGAGGAGAAAAAGAAGTGGAGGCAGCCTGTCAGAAAATGCTGCAACGCTATGTACATGAGTTGGAGGAGCGTATAAAAAAATACCCGCATCAGTGGTTCAACTACTACGACTTCTGGGCTCAATAA
- a CDS encoding acyl carrier protein, giving the protein MTKEEIISKCNEFFVEEFEVDGSKISLEANLRETLDLDSLDYVDLVVVIESNFGFKVKGEDFVNINTFDDFYNYCYNKIQEKAQMA; this is encoded by the coding sequence ATGACCAAAGAAGAGATTATTTCGAAGTGTAACGAGTTTTTTGTAGAAGAATTTGAGGTAGACGGTTCTAAAATCAGTCTTGAGGCAAACTTACGTGAAACCCTTGATTTAGACAGTCTTGACTACGTTGATTTAGTGGTAGTAATTGAAAGTAATTTCGGTTTTAAAGTAAAAGGCGAAGATTTCGTTAACATTAACACCTTCGACGATTTTTATAACTATTGTTATAATAAGATCCAGGAAAAAGCCCAAATGGCTTAA
- a CDS encoding beta-ketoacyl-[acyl-carrier-protein] synthase family protein, whose amino-acid sequence MNRVVITGMGAWSCLGKNLDEVKNSLFEGKSGIFLDESRKELGYRSSLTGKLERPQLKGLLDRRQRVGMGEPAEYAYMATSEALKLAGIEIDFFDKNEVGIIYGNDSVAGSTIEATDTIRAKKDTTLLGSGAIFQTMNCTVTMNLSTIYKLKGINYTLAAACASGSHSIGMGYLMIKWGLQQQVICGGAQEVNKYTFGAFDGLSAFSARESEPTKASRPFDRDRDGLVPSGGAATVILESLESAQKRGAKILAEVVGYGFSSNGDHISNSSVDGQMRSLNMAMKDSGLSVTDIDYINAHATSTPGGDKVEAQALYQIFGSKTPVSSTKSMTGHECWMAGASEIVYSLLMMQNGFIAPNINFENPDEDSAKLNIVAKTQQKELNTILSNSFGFGGTNSTLIIKKFI is encoded by the coding sequence ATGAACCGAGTTGTTATAACAGGAATGGGTGCATGGTCTTGCTTAGGCAAGAATTTAGATGAAGTAAAAAATTCTTTGTTTGAAGGGAAATCCGGTATTTTTCTGGATGAATCACGAAAAGAATTAGGATACCGTTCGTCTTTAACAGGAAAATTGGAACGTCCGCAATTAAAAGGATTGCTCGACCGCCGTCAACGTGTTGGTATGGGCGAACCTGCTGAGTATGCTTACATGGCAACTTCTGAAGCGCTTAAATTGGCTGGTATTGAGATTGATTTTTTTGATAAAAATGAAGTTGGAATAATATACGGTAATGATAGCGTAGCCGGTTCAACTATTGAGGCAACCGACACCATTCGCGCTAAAAAAGACACAACACTTTTAGGTTCCGGTGCAATTTTTCAAACAATGAATTGTACCGTTACTATGAACCTTTCTACTATTTACAAATTAAAAGGTATTAATTATACACTTGCAGCGGCTTGTGCCAGCGGTTCTCACTCTATCGGCATGGGATACCTTATGATTAAATGGGGCTTACAACAACAAGTTATCTGCGGTGGCGCACAAGAAGTCAATAAATATACATTCGGCGCATTCGACGGATTAAGTGCGTTTTCAGCAAGAGAAAGCGAACCTACTAAAGCTTCTCGTCCGTTTGACAGAGACCGAGACGGTTTAGTTCCAAGCGGAGGAGCTGCCACGGTTATTTTAGAGAGTTTAGAATCGGCGCAAAAGCGTGGTGCAAAAATTTTAGCTGAAGTAGTTGGTTATGGATTTTCATCTAACGGTGACCACATCTCCAACTCGAGTGTTGACGGACAAATGCGTTCATTAAATATGGCGATGAAAGATTCAGGTTTATCTGTTACCGATATCGATTACATAAACGCACACGCCACTTCCACTCCGGGTGGTGATAAAGTAGAAGCTCAGGCATTGTATCAAATTTTTGGAAGCAAAACACCGGTAAGCTCCACTAAATCTATGACCGGTCACGAGTGTTGGATGGCAGGTGCGAGTGAAATTGTGTATTCCTTACTCATGATGCAAAATGGCTTTATTGCTCCAAACATCAATTTTGAGAATCCGGACGAAGACTCTGCCAAGCTTAATATTGTGGCTAAAACCCAACAAAAAGAGCTAAATACCATATTATCAAACAGTTTTGGCTTTGGCGGCACTAATTCTACCTTGATAATTAAGAAATTTATTTAA
- the fabG gene encoding 3-oxoacyl-ACP reductase FabG yields the protein MNYALVTGGSRGIGKAVCIKLAEMGHNVIINYTSNEEEAKKTQEAVKAKGVDAIIMKFDVGNIEQVDNTLGKWMEDNKDKNISVLVNNAGIRRDNLLVFINPEDWHKVMNIAVDGFYNVTRLVCKQMLSKRKGRIVNMVSLSGLKGMAGQTNYSASKGAVISATKALAQEVGKRGITVNAVAPGFIKTDMTTDIPEDQFKAMIPLNRFGEAEEVAGVVGFLVSDAASYVTGQVISVNGGLYT from the coding sequence ATGAATTACGCACTGGTAACCGGAGGATCGAGAGGAATTGGTAAAGCTGTTTGCATTAAACTCGCTGAAATGGGTCACAATGTAATTATCAATTACACTTCCAATGAAGAAGAAGCTAAAAAAACACAAGAAGCTGTAAAAGCAAAAGGTGTTGATGCCATTATCATGAAATTTGATGTTGGCAATATTGAGCAAGTAGATAACACGCTTGGTAAATGGATGGAAGATAATAAAGACAAAAATATTTCCGTTTTGGTAAACAACGCGGGTATTCGTCGCGATAATTTGTTAGTGTTTATTAATCCGGAAGATTGGCATAAAGTCATGAATATCGCTGTGGATGGATTTTATAATGTAACGCGCTTAGTATGCAAACAAATGTTGAGTAAACGTAAAGGCCGCATTGTAAACATGGTTTCCTTATCAGGATTAAAAGGCATGGCTGGACAAACCAATTATTCAGCTTCCAAAGGTGCGGTAATTTCTGCGACTAAAGCATTAGCACAGGAAGTTGGCAAACGCGGTATAACTGTCAATGCTGTTGCTCCGGGTTTTATTAAAACCGATATGACAACAGATATTCCGGAAGATCAATTCAAAGCCATGATTCCATTGAATCGTTTTGGTGAAGCAGAAGAAGTAGCCGGTGTAGTTGGATTTTTAGTTTCGGATGCGGCTTCATATGTAACAGGACAAGTTATTTCAGTTAACGGAGGATTATATACCTAA